CCAAGCCGGTCCGCACGCGTCGTCGCTCGATGCTCGACGACGACGTCGACCCCGAGATGGGCGACCCGGCCTACGACAGCCCGGTGCTGTCGGACCGCGAGCTGAAGAAGCGTCGGAAGAAGAAGCCGGAGGCGGCCGAGGAGCCCTTCGAGGACTACGGCATCGACCTGTTCGCCGACGCCCCCACCGAGGTCGGCCCGGCGGTGCCGGACGCCCCCTCGGCACCCGAGGCGCTCGAGCCGCCGCCGCACACGCCGCTCCCGGCGCGCGTCGAGCAGCTCGCGCTGTCCGGCGACATCACCTACTCGCTGCCGGAGAACTCCGCGCTCAAGCCGGGGTCGGTGCACAAGGCCAGGTCCAAGGCCAGCGACGCGGTCGTCGAGCGGCTGATGCAGGTGATGGACGAATTCGGCATCGACGCCACCGTCACCGGCTACACCCGCGGCCCGACCGTCACCCGCTACGAGGTCGAGCTCGGCCCGGCGGTCAAGGTCGAGAAGGTCACCGCGCTGTCGAAGAACATCGCCTACGCCGTGGCCTCGGCCGACGTCCGCATCCTCAGCCCGATCCCGGGCAAGTCCGCGATCGGCATCGAGATCCCGAACACCGACAAGGAGATCGTCTCCCTCGGCGACGTGCTCCGGTCGAACACCGCCCGCTCGGACCACCACCCGATGGTGGCCGGCCTCGGCAAGGACGTCGAGGGCGGGTTCGTGGTGGCCAACATGGCCAAGATGCCGCACCTGCTGGTCGCCGGTGCCACGGGATCCGGAAAGTCGAGCTTCATCAACTCGCTGATCACCTCGATCCTGATGCGGGCCACGCCCGACGAGGTGCGGATGATCATGGTCGACCCCAAGCGGGTCGAGCTGAACGCCTACGAGGGCGTCCCGCACCTGATCACCCCGATCATCACGAACCCCAAGAAGGCCGCCGAGGCGCTGGCCTGGGTCGTGCGCGAGATGGACATGCGCTACGACGACCTGGCCAACTTCGGGTTCCGCCACATCGACGACTTCAACAAGGCGGTGCGCGCCGGCAAGGTCGAGGTTCCCCCGGGCAGCGAGCGGACGCTGTCGCCGTACCCGTACCTCCTCGTCATCGTCGACGAGCTGGCCGACCTGATGATGGTCGCCCCGCGCGACGTCGAGGACTCGGTCGTGCGGATCACCCAGCTGGCCCGCGCCGCCGGCATCCACCTGGTGCTCGCCACCCAGCGGCCCTCGGTGGACGTCGTCACGGGCCTGATCAAGGCCAACGTGCCGTCGCGGCTGGCGTTCGCCACCAGCTCGCTCGGCGACAGCCGCGTCATCCTCGACCAGCCCGGCGCCGAGAAGCTCGTCGGCCAGGGTGACGGCCTCTTCCTGCCGATGGGTGCCTCCAAGCCGGTGCGCGTCCAGGGCTCGTGGGTCACCGAGGCCGAGATCCACCAGGTCGTCAAGCACTGCAAGGACCAGCTCGAGCCGACCTACGTCGAGGACGTGACGGCGCCGAAGGAGTCCAAGCGCGACCTCGACGACGACATCGGCGACGACATGGAGCTCGTGGTCCAGGCCATCGAGCTCGTCGTCTCCACGCAGTTCGGGTCGACCTCGATGCTCCAGCGCAAGCTGCGCGTGGGCTTCGCCAAGGCCGGCCGCCTGATGGACATCATGGAGAGTCGCGGGGTCGTCGGACCCAGCGAGGGCTCCAAGGCACGCGACGTCCTGGTCAAGCCGGACGAGATCGACTCCGTGATCGCCACGCTGGAAGGGGGAGCCTGATGGGCGCCGAGGCACTGCACGAGGACCGCATCGACGAGCACGACGGTGCGACGGGGGACGGCCGGGACGTCCTGGGGGTCACCCCCGACGCCGTCGAGGTACGTCGTCGCGCCGGGGTCGCCGCCGGCGTCGGGCTGACCGCCTCCGCGGTCGCGATCGCCTACCTGGCCCGCGCCACCCAGAGCGGCTCGGCCCTGGACTGGGCCTTCGTCGTGGTGATGGGCCTGCTCGGCGGCTACTGGCTGGCCGGGCTGGTCGACGCCCGGACGCCGCTGCTGGTGGCCGACGTCCAGGGCATCCGGATCCGGCTCGGCCGCACCTGGCGCGGCCTTCCGTGGACCGCGGTGCACCACGTCGAGCACCTGCCGCGCCGCAGCCCCCTCCACGACGGCCGCCTGGTCGTCGTGCCGCACAACCTCGAGCTGATCGAGTCCGAGCTGACCGGCGCCGGCAAGCGCCACACGGTCCTCTCCCGCCTGCTGCACGGTGCGCCGCTGGCGGTGCCGCTGGGCCTGGCCACCCGGGTCGCCGGTGCCGACGGCGACCTCACCGAGGCGCTCGGCCGGGTCGCGCGTGACGCCAGCCAGGTCGTCGTGCTGGAGCCGGAGCCGGAGCCGGAGGTGGACGAGGACCCGTCCGTCGAGGACGTCGCCACCGACGAGCCCACCGGCACCGGGGAGACCCGGGTCGCCGCGCCGGTCGTCGCGAGCCCGACGCCGGCCGCGCTGCGCGAGACGGGCGCCGCCCGCCGCTCGGAGGTGCACCGCGAGGTCGAGGTCCAGGACGACGACGCCCCCGAGGGCCGCGAGCACCACCGCCCGGGCCGGGTCAGCCTCGTCGAGGAGACCCAGTCGTGGGGCGACCGGGTGCGGGCGATCGCCCGTCCGGGCGAGCCCGTGGAGCCGCTGGTGCTCGACGACTTCGAGGTCGAGCCCGCCGAGGACCCGGTCATCGGGCCCGAGCTCGCCGCGGCCCGCACCCGCATCGGGCTCACCGTCGACCAGCTCGCCGACCGCACCCGGATCCGGCCGCACGTCATCGAGGCCGTCGAGGTCGACGACTTCGAGCCCTGCGGCGGCGACTTCTATGCCCGCGGCCACCTCCGGACGCTGGCGCGGGTGCTCGGCGTCGACGTCGCCCCGCTGCTGGCGTCCTACGACGAGCGCTACGCCCACGCGCCGATCAACCCGCGCCGGGTCTTCGAGGCCGAGCTCGCCACCGGAGCCAACGGCTCCATCCGCGGCACCCGCGGCGGACCGAACTGGTCGGTGCTCGTCGCGGTCGTGATGGCGCTCGTCCTGGCGTGGTCGATCGCCCGCCTGGTCATGGACACCCCGCCCGAGCTGCGCGGCGCGACGCCGGTCCTCAACGGCTCCGGCGGCCCGAAGGGCGCGGCCAACGCGCCGGTCGCCGACGCGGTCCCGGTGGTGGTCTCGGCGCCGTCGTCCGGCGCGCGCGTGGTCGTGCGCGACGCCGCCGGCACGATCGTCTTCAAGGGCAACCTGGCTGTCGGCCAGACCCGGGAGCTCGCCGTGTCGCCGCCCGTGCGGGTGCAGTCGACCGACGGCGGCGTGACCGTCACGATCGCCGGTGGCGCGGCCCGCCCCGTCGGCGAGCCCGGCGTCGCCGGCCAGGGAACCTTCGTCGCCGACTGAGCGACCCGCACGCCGGGTCGGCGCGAACGTCGCGCCGACCCGGCGGCTCAGCGCTCGACGGGGACGCAGAGCACCGGGCGGTTGGCCAGGTGCAGCAGCTTGTGCGGGGTCGAGCCGAGGAGCGCACCGCGGAACGGGCTGTCGCCGGCCGTCCCGACCACGATGACCGTGGCGTCGAGCTCGTCGCCCACCTCGACCAGCGCCTCGGCCGGCTTGGCGTCGACGAGCCGCACGGTGGTCGCGACCCCCTCCGCGGTGGCGCGCTCGAGGGCGTGCGCGGTCGCGGTGCGTCCCATCTCCATCAGCGCGTCGCGGTGGACGTGGGCCTCCTCGCCCATCCCGCCGGGCGGTGCGGCGCCATAGACGAGGACGAGGTCCTCGCCCCACTTCTTGGCCACCTCGATCGCCGCCGCGAGCGCGGCGTCGGCGCCGGGGGACTCGTCGTAGCCCAGGAGCACGGTCACGGGCTCAGCCCTCCAGTCCGTCGGGATCGGGTCGCGCCGGCTTGAGGCCGCGCACGACGTCGGGGTCGGGGAGCGAGGGCCGTTCGGCCCAGTAGCGCCGCTCCTGGGCGCGCCACACGAACATGAGCACGACGCCGACGAGGAAGACGGCGATGCCGATCACCAGCGGCGGACCGACTCCGAACCACGCCTGCCCGCTGTAGGAGTTCGCGGGGTCCGACTGGTCGCGCACGGCGAGCGCGAGCAGCCAGATCAGCATGAGCGAGCCCAGGACCGGACCGACGCCGATGAGCAGCAGGTTGCGCACGCTCTCGGTGAGGTGCTTGCGGTAGTAGACGGCGCAGGCGATGCCCGTGAGCGCGTAGTAGAAGGCGATCAGCAGCGCGAGCGCGGTCAGGGAGTCGAACAGCGCGTTCTCGCTGACGAGGTACATGCCGACGTACCAGACGATCGCGATCACGGCGACCAGCCAGGTGCTCACGTCGGGGGTGCGGTGGCGGGGGTGGATCCGGCCGACCTGCGCGGGGATGGCGCCGCGCCGCGCCATCGACAGGCCGGTGCGCGAGGCGGGGATGATCGTGGTCTGGGTCGAGGCGATCGCGGCCGTCGACACCGACAGCAGCAGCACCCAGCCCCACCCGCCGAGCACCTCGGTGGCGAGGGTGAAGAAGACCGCCTCCTCCTCGCCGGCGTTGTCGCTGAGCCACTGGGTGCCGGCAAAGGCGACCACGGCGACCGCCACCGAGACGTAGGTCAGCAGCAGGATGAAGGTCGACAGCATCGCGGCGCGCCCGGGCGTACGGGCACCGTCGGTCGTCTCCTCGCTGAGGTTGACCGCGGACTCCCACCCCCAGTAGGCGAACACGCCGAGCAGGAGTCCCGAGCTCAGCGCTGCACCGCCGGCGCCGAACGGGTTCAGCCACCCGACCGCCGGGGTCACCTCGTCGAGCGGGCTGTCGCCACCGACGGCACGGACGATGGCCACCGCGGCGAAGACCAGCAGCGAGACCACCTGGACGAGGATGAGGACGTTCTGCAGCCGCGCCGACACGTCCGTGCCGAGCACGCAGATCCAGGTCATCACCAGCACCAGCACGATCGCGAGCGGCATCCGGACCCAGGCGTTGTCGGCGGCCTCGACGAGGGCGTCGCTGCCGAGCAGGTCGCCGAAGCCGTAGAGGCCGAACCGGATGCCCACGTCGGCCAGCGAGCCGACGATCAGCACGCCGGTCATCATGATCGCCCAGCCGCCGAGCCAGCCGAACCACGGTCCCATCGCCCGGGTCACCCAGCTGAAGGTGGTGCCGCAGTCGGGGTCGACGCGGTTGAGGTGGAGGAAGGCGGCGGCGATCAGCGCCATCGGGACGAACGACGCCAGCAGGATGCCCGGTGCGCTCACCCCGGCCAGGGCGGTGACCGCACCGATGATCGCGGCCAGCGAGTACGCCGGTGAGGTGGACGCCAGCCCGATCACGAGCGCGTCCACGAAGCCGATGGCTCCCGCCTTCAGCTGGCTGTTCCCCGTCTGCGTGTCCGTCATGGGCAGCTCCGCTCGACCGTGACGAATGTCTACCGGATCGCGGGGCTCGCGGGAACCCCGGAATGGGGGATGTGCCGACCGGAACCGGCATACTCACGGGTGCGATGACCACGACTGACGCTGCCCCCGAGTCCGCCCTCGACCCTGCCTCCCCGCTGCAGGTCGCCGTCGTCACCCTCGGCTGCGCCCGCAACGAGGTCGACTCCGAGGAGCTCGCCGGGCGCCTCGAGGCGGGCGGCTTCGTCCTCGTCGAGGACCCCGAGGACGCCGACACCGTCGTGGTCAACACCTGCGGCTTCGTCGAGGCCGCGAAGAAGGACTCCGTCGACACCCTGCTCGAGGCCGCCGACCTCAAGGAGTCGGCCGGCAACGGCGGGCGCGCGCAGGCCGTCGTCGCGGTGGGCTGCCTCGCCGAGCGCTACGGCAAGGACCTCGCCGAGTCGCTCCCCGAGGCCGACGCCGTCCTCGGCTTCGACGACTACCCCGACATCGCGGCGCGGCTGCGCTCGATCGTCGCGGGGGAGACGCACCACCCGCACACGCCGTCCGACCGCCGACGGCTGCTGCCGATCTCGCCGGTCGACCGCGACGCCTCCGCGATCTCGGTCCCGGGCCACGAGCCGGCCGTCGCCGACGTGTCCGAGATCGGCACGGGCGCGCCGGCCACCGGGCCGCGCGCCGTGCGCCGCCGCCTCGACGCCGGGCCGATGGCCCCGCTCAAGCTGGCCAGCGGCTGCGACCGGCGCTGCTCGTTCTGCGCGATCCCGAGCTTCCGCGGCTCCTTCGTCAGCCGCCGTCCCAGCGACGTGCTGCAGGAGGCGCAGTGGCTGGCCACGCAGGACGTCAAGGAGCTGTTCCTCGTCAGCGAGAACTCCACCTCCTACGGCAAGGACCTCGGCGACCTGCGGCTGCTCGAGACGCTGCTGCCCGAGCTCGCCGGCATCGACGGCGTCGAGCGGGTGCGGGTGTCCTACCTCCAGCCCGCCGAGACCCGGCCGGGCCTGATCGAGGCGATCGCCGGCACGCCCGGGGTGGTGCCGTACTTCGACCTGTCCTTCCAGCACGCCAGCGCCTCGGTGCTGCGCCGGATGCGGCGCTTCGGCGACCCGGAGAGCTTCCTCGGCCTGCTCGAGCAGGTCCGGACGCTCGCCCCGCTCGCCGGCGTGCGGGCCAACGTGATCGTCGGCTTCCCCGGCGAGACCGAGGACGACCTGCAGACCCTCTGCGACTTCCTCGTCGCCGCCCGGATGGACGTCACCGGCGTCTTCGGCTACTCCGACGAGGACGGCACCGAGGCGGCCGGCTTCGCCGACGACCTCAAGCTCGACGACGACGAGGTGCGCGCCCGCGCCGAGCACGTGTCCACGCTCGTGGAGGAGCTCAACGCCCAGCGGGCCGAGGAGCGCATCGGCGAGCGGGTGCGGGTGCTGGTGGAGTCGGTGTCCGACGGTGTTGTCGAGGGGCGCGCCGACCACCAGGGTCCCGAGGTCGACGGCACCACCGTCGTCGTCGGCGCCGCCGGAGCGCGCGTCGGGGACCTGCTCACCGCGACCGTGACCGGCACCGACGGCGTCGACCTGGTCGCCGACCTGGATGTCACCGTGGACGGAGCCCGCGCATGACCACCGAGACCGACCGGGTGTCCAACTTCAACGTGCCGAACGCCCTCACCACGCTGCGCATCGTGATGGTGCCGTTCTTCGGCTGGGCACTGCTGCACGACGGCGGCAACGACCCGCTGTGGCGCTGGGTCGCGTTCGCCCTGTTCGCGCTCGCGATGATCACCGACAAGATCGACGGCGACCTCGCGCGCAAGCACGGCCTGGTCACCGACTTCGGCAAGATCGCCGACCCGATCGCCGACAAGGCGATCACCGGGATGGCCTTCATCGGCCTCTCGATCGTCGGCGACGTCTGGTGGTGGGTCACGGTCGTCGTGCTGCTGCGCGAGTGGAGCGTGACCCTCCTGCGCCTCTCTGTCCTCAAGCAGGTCGTCATCCCCGCCGCCCGGAGCGGCAAGATCAAGACCGTGCTCCAGGCGTTCGCGCTCGCCGGCCTCACCTGGCCGCTGCCGCACGGCGACGCCCACGGCGGTGCGTTCGACTTCTGGCCCGGTCCGCTCGGCGAGGTGCTGTTCTACCTCAGCCAGGTGATGCTGGCCGGCGCGGTCGTGATGACGATGTGGTCGGGCTGGGAGTTCGTCCGCGAGGTGCGCAAGCAGCGCGCGCACGCCTCCTGAGGGTGCCGGCACGGCGCGACGAGAACACTGACCGACCAGTCGGGAAATCGTTGTCGTGCCGAGACGAGGACGGCCGGACCGGGCGCTAGGGTGAGCCGACTCACACGCACCCGGACGAAAGGCCACCTCGTGTCAGCATCACGAACCGGTCGCGGCATCGCCCTCGCGACCACCCTGACGGGGCTCGTGGCAGCCCCTCTCGCCGTCATCTCGACGGCGGCACCGGCGAACGCCGCGCCCGTCACGATCCAGATCCTGGCGACCAACGACTTCCACGGTCGACTCCTGTCCAACACCTCCAACGGTGCCCAGGAGGCCGGCGCGGCCCAGCTCGCCGGCGCCGTCAAGCAGCTGGAGTCCGACCACCCCGGCACGACCGTCTTCACCGCGGCCGGCGACCTGATCGGCGCCTCGACCTTCGAGTCGTTCATCCAGCGCGACAAGCCGACGCTCGACGCGCTCAACGCCGCGGGCCTCGACGTCTCCTCGGCCGGCAACCACGAGTTCGACGCCGGCTACAACGACCTCGTCAGCCGCGTGATGGCGCCCTACGACGCCACCACCAACCCCGAGGGCGGCGCCAACTGGCAGTACATCGCCGCCAACGTGCGCAAGAAGTCCGACAGCTCGTACGCCCTCCCGGACGTGACAGCCCGGACGCCCGACGCCAACGACGCGTCCGACGGCGGCACCTGGACCACGACGGTCGGTGGCGTGAAGATCGGCTTCGTCGGCGGCGTCACCGAGGAGCTCCCGAGCCTGGTGAGCCCGTCCGGCATCGCCGACCTCAAGATCTCCAGCATCATCGACGAGACCAACGCCGCCGCCGACCGGCTCAAGGCCGACGGCGCCGACGTCGTCGTCCTGCTGGTCCACGAGGGTGCGCCCGACACCACCGCCGCCTCGGCGTCGAGCAACGCCAACGCCTTCGGCCGCATCGTCAACGGCGTCGACGGCGACGTCAGCGCGATCATCTCCGGCCACACGCACCTGGCCTACAACCACACGATCAACGGACGTCCGGTCGTGTCGGCCGGTCAGTACGGCACCAACCTCAACCGCCTCGTCATGAGCGTCGACCCCGACACCGACGCGGTGTCGGTGACGACCAACGACATCGTCCGGGCCAACACGGTCACCCTGACCGACCAGACGGCGATCGACACCAAGGCGGCGGTGACCACGCTCGTCAGCGACGCGGTCACCAAGGCCGACGTCCTCGGCGCTCGGGTGCTCGGCAAGATCGCCGGTCCCTTCAACCGTGCCAAGCTCGCGGACGGCACCGAGAACCGCGGTGGCGAGTCCACCGCCGGCAACCTCGTCGCCGAGGTGCAGCGCTGGGCGACCTCGACCCCCGAGGCCGGCGGCGCGCAGATCGCGTTCATGAACCCCGGTGGCCTCCGCCAGGACATGACCGGCGTGGCGGGTGGCTTCCCGGCCAACCTGACCTACAAGCAGGCCGCGGTGGTCCAGCCGTTCGCCAACACGCTCGTCAACATGAAGATGACCGGCGCGCAGATCAAGACCGTCCTCGAGCAGCAGTGGCAGCGCGACGGCAGCGGCAACGTCCCGACCCGCCCGTTCCTGCGCCTCGGCGTCTCCGAGGGCTTCCTCGCCACCTACGACGCCAAGCGGCCCGAGGGTGACCGGGTGACCGGGATGTGGCTCAACGGCAAGGCGATCGACAAGGCCGCGTCGTACTCGGTCACGGTCAACTCGTTCCTCGCCAGCGGTGGCGACAACTTCCGTGGCTTCAACGCCGGCACGGGCAAGCGCGACACCGGCCGGGTCGACCTGCAGGCGATGGTCGACTACCTGGCGGCCAAGGCCGCGACCACCCCGCTGGCCGTCCGCTCGGAGCAGCGCCAGGTCGGCGTCTCCTGGGCGGCCGACGCGCCGCGGTTCTACCGCATCGGCCAGGACGTGAAGCTCTCGCTGTCCTCGCTCGCCATGAGCACGGCCGCCGACGCCAAGGACGCGGCCCTCGCGATCAAGGCGGGCGACGTCGCCCTCGGCTCCACCGCCGTCGACAACACCATCGGCACCAGCCCGTTCGACGACTACGGCACCAGCGCCGTGTCGGTGAAGCTCAAGGGCAAGACGAAGACCGGCAAG
Above is a genomic segment from Nocardioides okcheonensis containing:
- a CDS encoding FtsK/SpoIIIE family DNA translocase yields the protein MATRTSSPPGSRSSSTSGSKRSTSGSSTRSRSTSTKRPAPRASAAKGRSGSSASKRRPAARPAPRAVRNGPGPVFRAFGALWHAVAAIWLGLAHGVGAVARSVGQSARDLDPEHRRDGVGLFLLGLATVVGAAVWWQLPGGVMDLARSVTSGAVGKVGWLVPLFLVWAGWRTLRDPERNGPAGRQVIGWTAFALGLLGIVHIANGNPQPVLGDATNLQSAGGAVGYVTSSLLLDLMQTPYVVVPLLALLMTFGVLIISATPVYQVPARLAELRDRALGRPHADDLPVEDEATKPVRTRRRSMLDDDVDPEMGDPAYDSPVLSDRELKKRRKKKPEAAEEPFEDYGIDLFADAPTEVGPAVPDAPSAPEALEPPPHTPLPARVEQLALSGDITYSLPENSALKPGSVHKARSKASDAVVERLMQVMDEFGIDATVTGYTRGPTVTRYEVELGPAVKVEKVTALSKNIAYAVASADVRILSPIPGKSAIGIEIPNTDKEIVSLGDVLRSNTARSDHHPMVAGLGKDVEGGFVVANMAKMPHLLVAGATGSGKSSFINSLITSILMRATPDEVRMIMVDPKRVELNAYEGVPHLITPIITNPKKAAEALAWVVREMDMRYDDLANFGFRHIDDFNKAVRAGKVEVPPGSERTLSPYPYLLVIVDELADLMMVAPRDVEDSVVRITQLARAAGIHLVLATQRPSVDVVTGLIKANVPSRLAFATSSLGDSRVILDQPGAEKLVGQGDGLFLPMGASKPVRVQGSWVTEAEIHQVVKHCKDQLEPTYVEDVTAPKESKRDLDDDIGDDMELVVQAIELVVSTQFGSTSMLQRKLRVGFAKAGRLMDIMESRGVVGPSEGSKARDVLVKPDEIDSVIATLEGGA
- a CDS encoding helix-turn-helix domain-containing protein; translated protein: MGAEALHEDRIDEHDGATGDGRDVLGVTPDAVEVRRRAGVAAGVGLTASAVAIAYLARATQSGSALDWAFVVVMGLLGGYWLAGLVDARTPLLVADVQGIRIRLGRTWRGLPWTAVHHVEHLPRRSPLHDGRLVVVPHNLELIESELTGAGKRHTVLSRLLHGAPLAVPLGLATRVAGADGDLTEALGRVARDASQVVVLEPEPEPEVDEDPSVEDVATDEPTGTGETRVAAPVVASPTPAALRETGAARRSEVHREVEVQDDDAPEGREHHRPGRVSLVEETQSWGDRVRAIARPGEPVEPLVLDDFEVEPAEDPVIGPELAAARTRIGLTVDQLADRTRIRPHVIEAVEVDDFEPCGGDFYARGHLRTLARVLGVDVAPLLASYDERYAHAPINPRRVFEAELATGANGSIRGTRGGPNWSVLVAVVMALVLAWSIARLVMDTPPELRGATPVLNGSGGPKGAANAPVADAVPVVVSAPSSGARVVVRDAAGTIVFKGNLAVGQTRELAVSPPVRVQSTDGGVTVTIAGGAARPVGEPGVAGQGTFVAD
- a CDS encoding universal stress protein; this translates as MTVLLGYDESPGADAALAAAIEVAKKWGEDLVLVYGAAPPGGMGEEAHVHRDALMEMGRTATAHALERATAEGVATTVRLVDAKPAEALVEVGDELDATVIVVGTAGDSPFRGALLGSTPHKLLHLANRPVLCVPVER
- a CDS encoding APC family permease, producing the protein MTDTQTGNSQLKAGAIGFVDALVIGLASTSPAYSLAAIIGAVTALAGVSAPGILLASFVPMALIAAAFLHLNRVDPDCGTTFSWVTRAMGPWFGWLGGWAIMMTGVLIVGSLADVGIRFGLYGFGDLLGSDALVEAADNAWVRMPLAIVLVLVMTWICVLGTDVSARLQNVLILVQVVSLLVFAAVAIVRAVGGDSPLDEVTPAVGWLNPFGAGGAALSSGLLLGVFAYWGWESAVNLSEETTDGARTPGRAAMLSTFILLLTYVSVAVAVVAFAGTQWLSDNAGEEEAVFFTLATEVLGGWGWVLLLSVSTAAIASTQTTIIPASRTGLSMARRGAIPAQVGRIHPRHRTPDVSTWLVAVIAIVWYVGMYLVSENALFDSLTALALLIAFYYALTGIACAVYYRKHLTESVRNLLLIGVGPVLGSLMLIWLLALAVRDQSDPANSYSGQAWFGVGPPLVIGIAVFLVGVVLMFVWRAQERRYWAERPSLPDPDVVRGLKPARPDPDGLEG
- the rimO gene encoding 30S ribosomal protein S12 methylthiotransferase RimO, with the translated sequence MQVAVVTLGCARNEVDSEELAGRLEAGGFVLVEDPEDADTVVVNTCGFVEAAKKDSVDTLLEAADLKESAGNGGRAQAVVAVGCLAERYGKDLAESLPEADAVLGFDDYPDIAARLRSIVAGETHHPHTPSDRRRLLPISPVDRDASAISVPGHEPAVADVSEIGTGAPATGPRAVRRRLDAGPMAPLKLASGCDRRCSFCAIPSFRGSFVSRRPSDVLQEAQWLATQDVKELFLVSENSTSYGKDLGDLRLLETLLPELAGIDGVERVRVSYLQPAETRPGLIEAIAGTPGVVPYFDLSFQHASASVLRRMRRFGDPESFLGLLEQVRTLAPLAGVRANVIVGFPGETEDDLQTLCDFLVAARMDVTGVFGYSDEDGTEAAGFADDLKLDDDEVRARAEHVSTLVEELNAQRAEERIGERVRVLVESVSDGVVEGRADHQGPEVDGTTVVVGAAGARVGDLLTATVTGTDGVDLVADLDVTVDGARA
- the pgsA gene encoding CDP-diacylglycerol--glycerol-3-phosphate 3-phosphatidyltransferase translates to MTTETDRVSNFNVPNALTTLRIVMVPFFGWALLHDGGNDPLWRWVAFALFALAMITDKIDGDLARKHGLVTDFGKIADPIADKAITGMAFIGLSIVGDVWWWVTVVVLLREWSVTLLRLSVLKQVVIPAARSGKIKTVLQAFALAGLTWPLPHGDAHGGAFDFWPGPLGEVLFYLSQVMLAGAVVMTMWSGWEFVREVRKQRAHAS
- a CDS encoding bifunctional metallophosphatase/5'-nucleotidase, which translates into the protein MAAPLAVISTAAPANAAPVTIQILATNDFHGRLLSNTSNGAQEAGAAQLAGAVKQLESDHPGTTVFTAAGDLIGASTFESFIQRDKPTLDALNAAGLDVSSAGNHEFDAGYNDLVSRVMAPYDATTNPEGGANWQYIAANVRKKSDSSYALPDVTARTPDANDASDGGTWTTTVGGVKIGFVGGVTEELPSLVSPSGIADLKISSIIDETNAAADRLKADGADVVVLLVHEGAPDTTAASASSNANAFGRIVNGVDGDVSAIISGHTHLAYNHTINGRPVVSAGQYGTNLNRLVMSVDPDTDAVSVTTNDIVRANTVTLTDQTAIDTKAAVTTLVSDAVTKADVLGARVLGKIAGPFNRAKLADGTENRGGESTAGNLVAEVQRWATSTPEAGGAQIAFMNPGGLRQDMTGVAGGFPANLTYKQAAVVQPFANTLVNMKMTGAQIKTVLEQQWQRDGSGNVPTRPFLRLGVSEGFLATYDAKRPEGDRVTGMWLNGKAIDKAASYSVTVNSFLASGGDNFRGFNAGTGKRDTGRVDLQAMVDYLAAKAATTPLAVRSEQRQVGVSWAADAPRFYRIGQDVKLSLSSLAMSTAADAKDAALAIKAGDVALGSTAVDNTIGTSPFDDYGTSAVSVKLKGKTKTGKQVLTFTGASTGTTFSLPIDVRKAKGALKVRTKPERVVKGKTRMRLKLKASALGLSKVTGKITVKAGGKTYTVKLKKGKAFVRLDRFANTGKKRIVVSYAGNRKIRGDREVVVVKVRRR